In Streptomyces sp. NBC_01707, a genomic segment contains:
- a CDS encoding helix-turn-helix domain-containing protein, with protein sequence MSDANYVPQDGQPDLDALVATVGIQIKALRKQAGYTLDDLSRGSGVSTGLISQIERGKGNPSFATLVQIAHGLDIPIGRLFHLTEQISPVVRRAERRTLDFHGTDGLDDASYELLTPTLNGALEVLWVETQPGHDTSSTPFRHNGEEFGIVLSGVKDVYLDGVRHRLEAGDSITYSSSTPHWYANPGDEPSTSVWVITPPSW encoded by the coding sequence GTGAGTGACGCAAACTACGTACCCCAGGACGGTCAGCCGGATCTGGACGCGCTCGTCGCCACAGTGGGAATCCAGATCAAGGCATTGCGCAAGCAAGCCGGTTACACCCTCGACGACCTCAGCCGAGGATCCGGTGTGAGCACCGGCCTCATCAGTCAGATCGAACGGGGCAAGGGCAATCCGTCCTTCGCCACCCTGGTCCAGATCGCGCACGGGCTGGACATCCCCATCGGCAGGCTCTTCCACCTGACCGAACAGATCAGCCCCGTGGTGCGGCGTGCCGAACGGCGCACTCTCGACTTCCACGGCACCGATGGACTCGACGACGCCAGCTACGAGCTGCTCACCCCTACGCTGAACGGCGCGCTCGAGGTCCTCTGGGTCGAGACCCAGCCGGGGCATGACACCAGCAGCACGCCCTTCCGCCACAACGGCGAAGAGTTCGGAATCGTTCTCTCCGGCGTCAAGGACGTCTATCTCGACGGCGTCCGGCACCGGCTCGAGGCCGGTGACTCGATCACGTACTCGTCGAGTACGCCGCACTGGTACGCCAACCCCGGCGACGAGCCGTCGACTTCCGTCTGGGTCATCACCCCGCCCAGCTGGTAG
- a CDS encoding MFS transporter, whose product MASLHERSATAARNPLSQRRALLALGGGNAVEWYDWMVYGLLASSIGPQFFPATDGLSSTMSALAVFAVGFAARPLGAIVFGTLADRLGRRLVMLLSIGSMVLTTTVIALLPSHAVIGVWAGVILLACRILQGLSTGIEAPLNSAYIVEMAPEGRTARFGSIISIYVQVGIVAASLVCFLTSEAVGPEVMGDWGWRIPFVIGALGGLFFLWLRRSLPETLHSAADAADPDTAGKPRRTGEVWAEVAHHKLALLTVIFVVAAAQAINYTWTTGLPNLARSAYAEDPSTVFAVTTLSGVVVGALYPLVGRLADRKRISRTFIVTRLAVVPLVFVVLAYQGKGMTTFALVMLVGAPVLAFTMGLYNTVSATLMPASCRVTGVGLGYAVGVAGFGGTAPYVLLWLQDAGAGWAFPVYVAVLCLLSVLLYMLAFRRGSVRAGS is encoded by the coding sequence ATGGCATCGCTCCACGAAAGATCAGCTACCGCAGCCCGTAATCCCCTCTCCCAGCGGCGCGCACTGCTGGCGCTCGGCGGCGGCAATGCCGTCGAGTGGTACGACTGGATGGTCTACGGCCTGCTCGCGTCCTCCATAGGACCGCAGTTCTTCCCCGCCACCGACGGCCTGTCGTCCACCATGTCCGCCCTGGCCGTCTTCGCGGTGGGGTTCGCCGCCCGGCCACTGGGCGCCATCGTGTTCGGCACGCTGGCCGACCGACTGGGCAGGCGGCTGGTCATGCTGCTGTCCATCGGATCGATGGTCCTCACCACCACGGTCATCGCATTGCTGCCCTCCCACGCGGTCATCGGCGTGTGGGCAGGCGTGATCCTCCTCGCCTGCCGGATCCTGCAAGGGCTGTCCACCGGCATCGAGGCACCGCTCAACTCCGCCTACATCGTGGAGATGGCGCCGGAGGGCCGCACCGCCCGCTTCGGCAGCATCATCAGCATCTACGTCCAGGTCGGCATCGTCGCGGCGTCACTGGTCTGCTTCCTCACCAGCGAGGCCGTCGGCCCCGAGGTCATGGGTGACTGGGGCTGGCGCATCCCGTTCGTGATCGGCGCGCTGGGCGGCCTCTTCTTCCTCTGGCTGCGCCGCTCCCTGCCGGAGACCCTGCACAGCGCGGCCGACGCCGCGGACCCCGACACCGCCGGGAAGCCCCGGAGGACGGGGGAGGTGTGGGCAGAGGTCGCCCACCACAAGCTGGCGCTGCTCACCGTCATCTTCGTCGTCGCAGCCGCCCAGGCGATCAACTACACCTGGACCACCGGTCTGCCCAACCTGGCCCGCTCCGCATACGCGGAGGACCCCAGCACCGTGTTCGCGGTCACCACCCTGTCGGGCGTGGTCGTCGGCGCGCTCTACCCTCTGGTCGGCCGGCTCGCCGACCGGAAGCGTATCTCGCGGACGTTCATCGTCACCCGCCTCGCGGTCGTCCCACTGGTCTTCGTCGTCCTCGCCTACCAGGGCAAGGGGATGACCACCTTCGCGCTCGTGATGCTGGTGGGCGCCCCGGTACTCGCCTTCACGATGGGCCTCTACAACACGGTGTCCGCCACCTTGATGCCGGCGAGCTGTCGCGTCACCGGCGTCGGTCTCGGCTACGCGGTCGGCGTCGCCGGCTTCGGCGGCACCGCCCCGTACGTCCTGCTGTGGCTGCAGGACGCCGGCGCCGGATGGGCCTTCCCCGTCTATGTCGCCGTGCTCTGCCTGCTCAGCGTTCTGCTCTACATGCTCGCCTTCCGCCGCGGTTCCGTACGCGCCGGAAGCTGA
- a CDS encoding FAD-dependent oxidoreductase gives MSTTAAPSGALVHGQSVTLDAIEAPVVRRSDVVVVGGGPAGVSAAVSAARSGASVTLLERYSALGGLASGGMVLVLDDMINGNEITVTGIVDEYVERMAKLGLAVYPPAEERVSSQEMWNKWGRWGAFDFHSHTSPKPICYAVAFDPDGWKRVSNDLVRESGVDLRLHSWFSRPIVQDGAVKGVVCETKSGPQAVMGDVVIDTTGDIDVASRAGATYDKDNYLVTLVFRLGGVDTAAAERFEQENPREARAINRKIKRLLGGAWELWWLKTPVPGVVWCNAPHMTGFDGTDPESLTEAEFEARSRIGNVLDHIRSDLPGFEGAYLLDVAEQMGVRQTRLLQGEYVVTKDDVTSRRHFADSVSRGRDYYTPYRSLLPRGVDQLLVAGRHYSATPEAQRISREIPPCMAMGQAAGIAAATAVEQGVPVRDVDPAVIQSRMRDQGADPGDVPAENATVDATMEVRA, from the coding sequence ATGTCCACAACAGCCGCGCCGTCCGGCGCACTTGTCCACGGACAGTCCGTCACACTTGACGCCATCGAGGCGCCGGTCGTCCGGCGTTCCGACGTGGTCGTGGTCGGCGGAGGCCCCGCCGGTGTGAGCGCCGCGGTCTCCGCCGCCCGCAGCGGGGCGAGCGTGACACTGCTGGAGCGCTACTCGGCGCTCGGCGGACTCGCCTCCGGCGGCATGGTCCTCGTCCTGGACGACATGATCAACGGCAACGAGATCACGGTCACCGGTATCGTCGACGAGTACGTCGAGCGGATGGCCAAGCTGGGACTCGCGGTCTACCCGCCGGCCGAGGAGCGCGTCTCCTCCCAGGAGATGTGGAACAAGTGGGGCCGCTGGGGGGCATTCGACTTCCACTCCCACACCAGCCCCAAGCCGATCTGCTACGCGGTCGCCTTCGACCCCGACGGCTGGAAGCGCGTGTCCAACGACCTCGTCCGCGAGAGCGGGGTCGACCTCCGGCTGCACAGCTGGTTCTCCCGGCCGATCGTCCAGGACGGGGCGGTCAAGGGTGTCGTCTGCGAGACCAAGTCCGGTCCGCAGGCGGTCATGGGCGATGTCGTCATCGACACCACGGGTGACATCGACGTGGCATCCCGCGCCGGCGCCACGTACGACAAGGACAACTACCTCGTCACCCTGGTCTTCCGGCTCGGCGGCGTGGACACCGCGGCCGCGGAGCGCTTCGAGCAGGAGAACCCGCGGGAGGCCCGCGCGATCAACCGCAAGATCAAGCGGCTGCTCGGCGGCGCCTGGGAGCTGTGGTGGCTCAAGACGCCCGTACCCGGTGTGGTGTGGTGCAACGCGCCGCACATGACCGGATTCGACGGCACCGATCCGGAGTCGCTCACCGAGGCCGAGTTCGAGGCGCGGAGCCGTATCGGCAACGTGCTCGACCACATCAGGTCGGACCTGCCGGGCTTCGAGGGTGCGTATCTGCTCGATGTCGCCGAGCAGATGGGTGTCCGCCAGACCCGTCTGCTGCAGGGCGAGTACGTCGTCACCAAGGACGACGTCACCTCCCGTCGCCACTTCGCCGACAGTGTCTCGCGCGGCCGTGACTACTACACGCCGTACCGCTCGCTTCTGCCGCGCGGCGTCGACCAGTTGCTGGTCGCCGGCCGTCACTACTCGGCCACTCCCGAGGCACAGCGCATCTCGCGCGAGATTCCGCCCTGCATGGCCATGGGCCAGGCCGCCGGTATCGCCGCGGCGACCGCGGTCGAGCAGGGCGTGCCGGTACGGGACGTCGACCCGGCCGTGATCCAGAGCCGGATGCGCGACCAGGGCGCCGACCCGGGCGACGTCCCCGCCGAGAACGCCACCGTCGACGCGACCATGGAGGTCCGCGCATGA
- a CDS encoding CaiB/BaiF CoA transferase family protein, translated as MSTVQPLSGITVVDFTQVFMGPSCTQLLGDYGADVIKVERPGTGDIARTSIPDPAGLDNPIFLSINRNKRSISIDTRTEEGLEAVQELVRGADVVVSNFRAGVMERLGLGYEALRELSPRIIWASGTGFGTSGPYAHKGGQDAIAQAYSGVMWRRVADDDPVTLYPTTLCDYTTGMHLLQGILLALLHRDRTGEGQKVEVSMYDSMLHMQMQEACQQLNRGSEINWAAMPLTAVLPTSDGALIMVGGFKADPLHHISRALELDEDLGERAEFDTLEKQFAHRPELQRIFAEAVAGRSTGYWVKRLEEEDILCAPVRSLEQTLDDEQTAVNNMIVEMDHPVAGRIRALNAPIHLSEGAATVRRVPPRLGEHGEEILGELGYDMQQIAVLREKGILR; from the coding sequence ATGAGCACCGTACAGCCGCTGAGCGGCATCACCGTCGTCGACTTCACCCAGGTCTTCATGGGCCCGTCGTGCACGCAGCTGCTCGGCGACTACGGCGCCGATGTGATCAAGGTGGAGCGGCCCGGTACGGGCGACATCGCCCGTACCTCGATCCCGGACCCGGCGGGCCTGGACAACCCCATCTTCCTGTCGATCAACCGCAACAAGCGGAGCATCAGCATCGACACCCGTACCGAGGAGGGACTCGAGGCCGTCCAGGAACTGGTGCGCGGCGCCGACGTCGTGGTCAGCAACTTCCGGGCCGGTGTCATGGAGCGTCTCGGCCTCGGCTACGAGGCGCTTCGGGAGCTGAGCCCGCGGATCATCTGGGCATCCGGAACCGGCTTCGGCACCTCTGGGCCTTACGCGCACAAGGGCGGCCAGGACGCCATCGCCCAGGCGTACAGCGGTGTGATGTGGCGCCGGGTCGCGGACGACGACCCCGTGACGCTCTACCCGACCACGCTGTGCGACTACACCACCGGCATGCACCTTCTCCAGGGCATCCTGCTCGCCCTGCTCCATCGCGACCGGACGGGCGAGGGGCAGAAGGTCGAGGTGTCGATGTACGACTCCATGCTCCACATGCAGATGCAGGAGGCGTGCCAGCAGCTCAACCGCGGATCCGAGATCAACTGGGCCGCCATGCCGCTCACCGCCGTGCTTCCCACCAGCGACGGTGCACTGATCATGGTCGGCGGCTTCAAGGCCGACCCGCTGCACCACATCAGCCGCGCCCTGGAGCTCGACGAGGACCTGGGCGAACGCGCCGAGTTCGACACCCTCGAGAAGCAGTTCGCCCACAGGCCCGAGCTGCAGCGCATCTTCGCGGAGGCCGTCGCAGGCAGGTCCACCGGCTACTGGGTCAAGCGCCTGGAGGAGGAGGACATCCTCTGCGCCCCGGTGCGCAGTCTGGAGCAGACGCTGGACGACGAACAGACGGCGGTCAACAACATGATCGTCGAGATGGACCACCCCGTCGCGGGCCGTATCCGCGCGCTCAACGCGCCGATCCACCTGTCCGAGGGCGCGGCCACCGTTCGCCGGGTGCCGCCCCGACTGGGCGAGCACGGCGAGGAGATCCTCGGCGAACTCGGCTACGACATGCAGCAGATAGCCGTGCTGCGCGAGAAGGGCATCCTGCGATGA
- a CDS encoding enoyl-CoA hydratase-related protein, whose amino-acid sequence MSDPYTDEVRYERDGHVARVTISRPKVLNAVDAKTLARLNEIWAEIEADREVRVVVVTGDGDRAFCVGADMSADAVDKTGLQYWADLDPNGFGGLSLRTSLDVPVIARVNGYALGGGMEMVLGCDIVVAADNARFGLTEPRVGRIPLDGGVFRLVRRLQHTQAMGLLLTGRKVPAAELHRMGLVNEVVPAEELDHAVDRWVADILACAPTSLRAIKQMVQRTEHLSAREAHAMRLPALTEALDSEDGKEGVLAFQEKRAPVWPGR is encoded by the coding sequence ATGAGTGACCCGTACACCGACGAGGTGCGTTACGAGCGCGACGGGCACGTCGCCCGGGTCACCATCAGCCGTCCCAAGGTGCTCAACGCCGTCGACGCGAAGACGCTGGCCCGGCTGAACGAGATCTGGGCCGAGATCGAGGCCGACCGGGAGGTCCGCGTCGTCGTGGTCACCGGCGACGGAGACCGGGCGTTCTGCGTGGGCGCCGACATGTCCGCCGACGCGGTCGACAAGACCGGCCTGCAGTACTGGGCCGATCTCGACCCCAACGGCTTCGGCGGCCTGAGCCTTCGTACCAGCCTCGACGTCCCCGTCATCGCCCGGGTCAACGGCTACGCGCTCGGCGGCGGCATGGAGATGGTGCTCGGCTGCGACATCGTCGTGGCCGCCGATAACGCCAGGTTCGGCCTCACCGAACCGCGCGTCGGCCGGATCCCGCTCGACGGCGGCGTCTTCCGGCTCGTCCGTAGGCTGCAGCACACTCAGGCCATGGGACTGCTGCTCACCGGCCGCAAGGTGCCCGCGGCCGAACTTCACCGCATGGGACTGGTCAACGAGGTCGTACCGGCCGAGGAGCTGGACCACGCCGTCGACCGCTGGGTCGCCGACATCCTCGCCTGTGCCCCCACCTCGCTGCGCGCCATCAAGCAGATGGTGCAGCGCACCGAGCACCTGTCGGCGCGGGAGGCCCACGCGATGCGGCTGCCGGCCCTCACCGAGGCGCTGGACAGCGAGGACGGCAAGGAGGGCGTGCTCGCCTTCCAGGAGAAGCGCGCGCCCGTCTGGCCGGGCCGGTAA
- a CDS encoding dihydrodipicolinate synthase family protein codes for MVDNLSSGVWGVVATPFLGPSLEVDETSLSRLVKHYEGIGATGLTVLGVFGEAARLSADERRTVLEVVASSVELPLVVGVTGLATAPVIEEARLVREVVGDRLAGLMVQVNSPDPRVVAAHLNAVHEATGAGIVVQDYPEASKVAVRTADLVSAVQAVPSAVGVKAEAPPTPAAVAVLTAQLDVPVFGGLGGLGLLDELAAGAAGAMTGFSCPEGLVACVDAWRGGGYDAAREAYLPYLPLVNFEAQAGIGLAVRKEAIRRRGLVMEAGVRPPAAAMPESLVPQLERHLGPALAALRKGVR; via the coding sequence ATGGTCGACAATTTGTCATCCGGCGTGTGGGGAGTGGTCGCCACACCGTTCCTCGGCCCGTCCCTGGAGGTCGACGAGACCAGCCTGTCCCGGCTGGTGAAGCACTACGAGGGCATCGGCGCCACCGGTCTCACCGTGCTCGGCGTCTTCGGCGAGGCCGCCCGGCTGTCCGCCGACGAACGCCGCACGGTGCTCGAAGTGGTCGCCTCGTCCGTGGAACTGCCGCTCGTCGTCGGTGTCACCGGACTCGCCACGGCACCGGTGATCGAGGAGGCCCGGCTGGTACGCGAGGTGGTCGGTGACCGCCTCGCCGGGCTCATGGTCCAGGTCAACTCCCCGGACCCGCGCGTCGTCGCCGCGCACCTGAACGCCGTGCACGAGGCCACGGGCGCCGGCATCGTCGTCCAGGACTATCCGGAGGCCAGCAAAGTCGCCGTCCGTACGGCCGACCTGGTCAGCGCCGTGCAGGCAGTCCCCTCGGCGGTCGGCGTGAAGGCCGAGGCACCGCCGACCCCGGCGGCCGTCGCGGTCCTGACCGCCCAGCTCGACGTGCCCGTCTTCGGCGGCCTCGGCGGGCTCGGTCTGCTGGACGAGCTGGCGGCCGGGGCCGCCGGCGCGATGACCGGTTTCTCCTGCCCGGAGGGCCTGGTCGCCTGCGTCGACGCCTGGCGCGGCGGCGGTTACGACGCCGCCCGCGAGGCGTACCTGCCGTATCTGCCGCTGGTCAACTTCGAGGCCCAGGCGGGAATCGGACTGGCTGTCCGCAAGGAGGCGATCCGGCGTCGCGGGCTGGTCATGGAGGCCGGCGTGCGCCCGCCGGCCGCTGCCATGCCGGAGTCGCTCGTCCCGCAACTGGAGCGGCACCTGGGGCCGGCCCTGGCCGCTCTGCGGAAGGGGGTGCGGTGA
- a CDS encoding SDR family oxidoreductase — MDLGIRGRTAVVAASTGGLGRAVAEALAAEGAAVVVAGRRGDLAEKIAAGLPEAVGVQADLTAPDGPRQLIEAARAAYGDPDILVLNGPGPKPGRAVDLDGAGTDLGSAVDSLLLAQQRLVAQVLPGMRERAWGRILAVGSSGVAEPLAGLVLSNAGRAALAAYLKTLAAEVARDGVTVNLLLPGRIATDRVAQLDAARAEREQRPVADVAADSRAAIPAGRYGTPEEFAAAAAFLCSAPASYVTGTALRCDGGLVRSL; from the coding sequence ATGGATCTCGGAATACGTGGACGTACCGCTGTCGTCGCCGCCTCCACCGGTGGCCTCGGCCGCGCGGTGGCCGAGGCGCTCGCGGCCGAGGGGGCCGCCGTCGTCGTCGCCGGACGGCGCGGTGACCTGGCCGAGAAGATCGCCGCCGGGCTGCCCGAGGCCGTGGGTGTCCAGGCCGATCTCACGGCACCGGACGGGCCGCGTCAACTGATCGAGGCCGCACGCGCGGCGTACGGCGACCCGGACATCCTGGTGCTCAACGGCCCGGGCCCGAAGCCCGGCCGCGCCGTCGACCTCGACGGCGCGGGCACGGACCTCGGATCGGCCGTGGACTCGCTCCTGCTGGCCCAGCAACGTCTGGTGGCACAGGTGCTGCCCGGCATGCGGGAGCGTGCCTGGGGGCGGATCCTCGCCGTGGGCTCCAGCGGTGTCGCCGAGCCGCTGGCCGGCCTGGTGCTGTCCAACGCAGGCCGGGCCGCCCTCGCGGCCTACCTCAAGACCCTCGCCGCCGAGGTCGCCCGCGACGGAGTCACCGTCAACCTGCTGCTGCCGGGTCGGATCGCCACCGACCGGGTCGCGCAGCTCGACGCCGCGCGCGCCGAGCGGGAGCAGCGACCGGTCGCCGATGTCGCGGCCGACTCCCGGGCCGCGATCCCCGCCGGGCGGTACGGCACCCCGGAGGAGTTCGCGGCGGCGGCGGCCTTCCTCTGCAGTGCGCCCGCCTCGTACGTCACCGGAACGGCGCTCCGGTGCGACGGCGGCCTCGTCCGCAGCCTGTGA
- a CDS encoding aldehyde dehydrogenase family protein, with product MSTLHRISNLIGGKDFPGDGYERRNPADPSDLVSVSPASGADAVDAAVTAACDAQPGWASLPPPARGAILMDAAEILRGRHEEIARDLVREEGKTLAEARGEVRRAIDVFRFFGSEGWRLGGTTLPSSQPDTLVHTRREALGVVGLITPWNFPIAIPAWKMAPALIAGNAVVLKPAELTPVSTRHLADALVQAGLPAGVLNVVHGAGPVVGEALVTDPRVSAVSFTGSTSVGMHIERTVHERRGRVQVEMGGKNALVVLDDADVEQAAQIAAAGGFALTGQACTASSRVICTPGVYEAFVAALTKQAERYRPGNGLDGGTLMGPVVSEQQLAGVSAAIERARDEGVTVAAGGDAPQGLMLAPTVLTGAGRDSAVARDEIFGPVVAVLVAEDLDDAIELVNDSRYGLAAGVCTRSLADAQRFAARVRAGVIKVNRPTTGLDLNVPFGGVKDSSSNTFREQGAVATEFYSWSKSVYMGWDA from the coding sequence ATGAGCACTCTGCATCGGATCAGCAACCTGATCGGTGGCAAGGACTTCCCCGGCGACGGTTACGAGCGTCGCAATCCCGCGGACCCGTCCGACCTGGTTTCCGTCTCGCCGGCCTCCGGCGCGGATGCAGTGGACGCCGCGGTCACGGCGGCCTGCGACGCCCAGCCGGGCTGGGCGTCGCTGCCCCCGCCCGCGCGCGGCGCCATCCTGATGGACGCGGCGGAGATTCTGCGCGGCCGTCACGAGGAGATCGCCCGCGACCTGGTGCGGGAGGAAGGCAAGACGCTGGCCGAGGCCCGGGGCGAAGTGCGCCGGGCGATCGATGTGTTCCGCTTCTTCGGTTCCGAGGGCTGGCGGCTCGGCGGCACGACGCTGCCCAGCTCGCAGCCCGACACCCTGGTGCACACCCGACGCGAGGCGCTGGGCGTGGTCGGACTGATCACCCCGTGGAACTTCCCGATCGCCATCCCGGCCTGGAAGATGGCGCCGGCACTGATCGCGGGCAACGCGGTGGTCCTCAAGCCCGCCGAACTCACCCCGGTGTCGACCCGTCACCTCGCCGATGCGCTGGTGCAGGCGGGTCTGCCGGCCGGCGTGCTGAATGTGGTGCACGGCGCCGGACCGGTCGTCGGTGAAGCGCTGGTGACCGACCCCCGGGTGTCGGCGGTGTCGTTCACCGGGTCCACGTCGGTGGGCATGCACATCGAGCGCACCGTCCACGAGCGCCGCGGCCGGGTGCAGGTCGAGATGGGTGGCAAGAACGCCTTGGTGGTGCTCGACGACGCGGACGTCGAGCAGGCCGCACAGATCGCCGCGGCCGGCGGCTTCGCCCTCACCGGACAGGCCTGCACCGCGTCCTCCCGGGTCATCTGTACCCCGGGCGTGTACGAGGCCTTCGTCGCGGCGCTCACCAAGCAGGCGGAACGCTACCGTCCGGGCAACGGTCTGGACGGTGGCACGCTGATGGGCCCGGTGGTCAGCGAGCAACAGCTCGCCGGTGTCAGCGCGGCGATCGAGCGGGCGCGGGACGAGGGCGTGACCGTCGCAGCCGGCGGCGACGCCCCCCAGGGCCTGATGCTGGCACCCACCGTGCTCACCGGTGCCGGCCGGGACAGCGCCGTCGCGCGTGACGAGATCTTCGGGCCCGTGGTGGCCGTGCTCGTCGCCGAGGATCTCGACGACGCGATCGAGCTGGTCAACGACTCCCGGTACGGGCTGGCCGCAGGTGTGTGCACCCGGAGCCTCGCCGACGCGCAGCGGTTCGCCGCGCGCGTCCGGGCCGGCGTGATCAAGGTCAACCGCCCGACGACCGGACTCGACCTGAACGTGCCCTTCGGGGGAGTGAAGGATTCGTCCAGCAACACCTTCCGGGAGCAGGGAGCCGTGGCCACCGAGTTCTACTCCTGGTCCAAGTCCGTCTACATGGGCTGGGACGCCTGA